TCACCGGGACACCTCCGATGCGTCGTCGGAGGTGGTGGAGAGGATTGTGCAAGAGGTTGCTCGCATCGTTCTACCGTTCCCGCAGGTCAGATTGATGGAATAGGAGGAGTCGGTTTCCGAGAGCGCGCCGAGCGCTCCAGTTTGGACAAGGTGGACAACTCATGCAGGTCGCACTGGTGACAGGTGGCAGTTCGGGCATCGGACGGGGCACGGCGTACCGGATCGCCGCGCGGGGGATGGGAGTGATTCTCACCTACGGCGGCAACGAGCAGGGCGCGCTCGACACTGTCTCAGCGATTGAGAAGGACGGCGGGACCGCGGTCGCGCTGCCGCTCGACCTCGGGCGTTCGGAGACCTTCCCGGCGTTCCGCGACGCCGTCGTCCGAGCGCTGCGGGAGACCTGGCAGGTCGAGACCCTCGGCGCCCTGGTCAACAACGCCGGCTTCCCGCAGACCGAAGCTTTCGGCGAGGCCACCGAGGAGGTCTTCGACCGCCTGTACGCCGTACTGCTGAAAGGCCCGTACTTCCTGACCCAGACCCTGCTGCCGCTGATCGAGGACCACGGCGCGATCGTCAACGTCAGCAGCAACTCCTCGATGCACACCAACGCCGAGCCCGGCTACAGCGGCTACGCGACGATGAAGGGCGGGCTCAACGTGATGACCCGGTTCCTCGCGAAGGAGCTCAGCCCGCGCGGTATCCGCGTGAACGCGGTCGCTCCCGGCTCCACGCTGACTCGCCTCGGTGGCGACGCCTTCGACAAGTACCCCGAGGTGATCCCCGTCCTGGCCGCCAAGACCGCGTTCGGTCGGGTCGGCGACCCCGACGACATCGGCCAGGTCATCACCGCCCTGATCTCCGACGAGACCCGCTGGGTCACCGCGCAGATTCTGGAAGCCTCCGGCGGCTACGGCCTCTGAGCCGGCGGTCGTATCGTTCAGCCCAGGAGGTGGGCGATGCGACTGACCGGGAAGGAACTGCTCGAGCACTGTCTGGCCAAGCCGGGCGCTTGGCAGGACGAGCCGTGGGAGGGCGACGTGGTCGCGAAGGTGAGCGAGAAGATCTTCGCGTTCCTCGGCGACGAGTCGGTCGGGATCAAGTGCGGGGCCAACCGCGACGAGGCGGACGAGCTGGTCAACGCCTATCCCGATGACGTCGGCAAGATGGCCTACATCGGGCGATCGGGCTGGAACACGGTCCGCCTCGGCGGCGCCGTACCGGATGACGAGATTCTCGAACTGGTCGACGCGTCGTACACGACCGTGGTCGGCAAGCTGCCCAAGAGCCGGCGCCCGCCTGGGCACACCACGCAGTGATCAACCTGATCACACAGCGAAGTTATTCCCGCGGCGGAGCGTGATCATTCCGACATGCGGGTACCGGGTCGCCGATTTGGAAACTTGGACATCGACCCGCCAGAATGGTGGGAGTTTTGAAGGGGAGTATTCCTTCGCGGCGGTATCGTCATCACGGTCAGGGAGTTCGTCTCCACGCCCGGTACCGCCGGCCAGGCCCGAGGATTCGAGCCAGGCGGAAGAGACCTTCGGAGTCCACTTTCGCTTGCGCTCCGGAGGTTTGCCTGTGCACGTCCACGATTACGTCTGGTACATCACGGTCGGGGTGCTGCTCGCGCTGCTGGCGTTCGACGTCTTCATCATCGGCCGTCGCCCGCACGAGCCCACCACCAAGGAATCGGCCACCGCGATCGCGTTCTACGTCGGTCTCGCGGTCGTCTTCGGCCTCGGGGTCTGGGTCTTCTCGGGCGGTCAGTACGCCGGGGAGTTCTTCGCGGGCTGGCTGACCGAGTACAGCCTCAGCGTCGACAACCTGTTCATCTTCCTGATCATCATGGCCAGGTTCCAGGTGCCCAGGAAGTACCAGCAGACCGCGCTGCTGATCGGCATCATCCTGGCGCTGTTCTTCCGCGGCATCTTCATCGCCGTCGGTGCCGCCGCGATCAACCAGTTCTCCTGGGTCTTCTACCTGTTCGGCGCGTTCCTGGTCTACACCGCGGTGCACCTGGCCAAGCAGGGCGAGAACGACGATGACGACTACAAGGAGAACGCGGTCATCCGGTTCGCCCGCAAGCGGCTGAACGCGACCGACGAGTACAACGGCGTCAAGCTGACCGTGGTCAAGAACGGCAAGCGGCTGTTCACCCCGATGGCGATCGTGATCGTCGCTCTCGGTACGACGGACCTGCTGTTCGCGCTCGACTCGATCCCGGCGATCTACGGCCTGACCCAGGAGCCGTTCCTGGTCTTCACCGCCAACGTCTTCGCGCTGATGGGTCTGCGGCAGCTGTACTTCCTGCTCGGTGACCTGCTCAAGCGCCTGATCTACCTGTCGCTCGGCCTGTCGGTCGTGCTCGCGTTCATCGGGGTGAAGCTGGTCCTGCACGCGATGCACGAGAACGAGCTGCCGTTCATCAACGGTGGTGAGCACATCAAGTGGGCGCCGGAGATCCCGATCTCGGTGTCGCTCGGCTTCATCATCGTGACGCTCGGCATCACCACGGTCCTGAGCCTGTGGAAGTCCCGCAAGATCGCCGCCGCCGAGGCGGCGAACGGTGGGCCGGCCAACGGCGAGGCGGCGCCGGCCGAGACCGCCGGCGGCGAGCTGGACGAGTCGACGCCGCGGCCGCAGGACGACGTGGACCCGCGCACCAAGGCGGAGATCGACGGCCTCCCGGAGCCGGAGCCGCACGAAACGGACTCGAAGAAGCCCTGACCTGGTAAGAGCACAAGCGCCCGCACCGGATCCCCGGCGCGGGCGCTTGTGCTGTTGGGTGGGGGTTGGGGGTGGGGGGGCAGCGTCGCCCCGACGCCACCCGCTGCGCGGGGGCGGGGTGGTTGCCGCGCTTGCGCGTCAGAGTCGGCCGGCCAAGACCATTGCGCGGAGGCGAGGCCGTCGCCGCGCTTGCGCGTCGGAGTCGGCCGGTAGAGACCGCTGTGCCGGGGTCGGTCGGCGGACACCACTGCGCGGGGCGGGGCGGTTGCCGCGTTTGCGCTTCAGGCTCGGCTGGCCGAGACCGTTGGGCGGGGGCGAGGCGGTCGCCGGGCTAGTGGTTCAGAGGCGGCCGGCTGCGACCAGGGTTGCGCGGCGTTCGGGGAGGAGGGGCTCGTTTTCGAGGAGCTTGCCGGTCTCTGAGGCGTGCAGCATGCCTTCGGGCGAGACGAAGCCGACGTGGTGGACCTGCTGGCCGGGGCGGGCGAAGAAGTACAGGTCGCCCGGCTTCGCCTCGTCGATCGCCACGGACTCCAGTGCGTCGGCCTGGTCGTGGGCGTCGCGGGGGATTCGCTGGCCGAGGACCCGGCTGACCGCGTGGATCAGGCCCGAGCAGTCCAGCCCGTACGCCGAAGTGCCGCCCCACAGGTACTCGAGCCCGAGGAAGAGCGACCCCAGGCGCAGGCGGTCCTCGGGGGTGGCGGGTGTGTCGACGGCGCGCAGGGAATCGTCGGCGAGCCAGCCGAAGGCGCCGTCCGCCAGGGCGACGCGGGTGAAGCCGTCCGCGTGGTCGACCGAGGAGAGGACCGTCCCGAAAGACAGGTCGGCGATCGCTCCGGCGCCTGGTTCAGCCGTCAGTGACGTCACCGGGACAGTCACGGCGACCGGCGCGGTCGCCGAACCGGGCAGCTCGCCCAGGTGCGCCGACGGGACCCAGCCCGGGTAGCCCAGCTCGTCCTGGGACGACGGCTGCCAGGGCGCGACGATCTCGGACCAGCCGTCGCGTTCCGAGCGGACGATCACCGGTTCGCCGTACAGGAGTTGGGTGAGCGTCCGGCCGTGCAGGCCCAGGCGCGTCTCCGTGTCCATCGATTTCGCCCAGGCGGCGGCGTCGGGCGCGGCGGCGACCGCGGGGGCGTCGATGGCACGGGGTGCTTCGGGGGAGGTCCACACGGTGCTGACCGGGACCTTGGCGGCTACTACCTTCATGCGATCAAGCCTGTCACGCCGAGCCCAGGAGTCGAGGGCAGATGGATGGTGGACCCTTCGTAGGTGATCCCGCCGTCGACCGGCGGCTGCCGCAACCACCAGGCCGCGTCGAGATCGTTGACGGCCGTCGTCGGGTACGCCGCGACCAGCGCGGCCGCCGCGCCGACACCGACGTGGCTCTCCATCATCGAGCCGACGATCGCGCCGAGCCCGTGCTCGCGGGCCAGTTCCAGCAGCGTCCGGGCCGGCCCGAGCCCGCCGCACTTGGCGAGCTTCACGTTGACCAGGTCGGCCGCGCCGTGCCGGATCACGTTCACCAGGTCCCGTACGCCGTACACGCTCTCGTCGGCCAGGATCGGCGTGCTGACCCGGTCGGTGATCCAGGCCATTCCCTCCAGATCGGCCGCGGCGACCGGCTGCTCGACCAGTTCGATCGCGCAGCCCGCATCCTCCAGCGCGCGGATCGCGGTGACGGCGTCGCGGCGGTTCCAGCCCTGGTTCGCGTCCAGCCGGATCTTCGGCGAAGGACCGACGGCCTCGCGCACCCGGCGTACGCGCTCGAAGTCGGCGGCCGCGTCGCCGGTCCCGACCTTCACCTTCAGTACGTCGAACCCGTCGCGCACCCGATCCTGAGCAGCGGCAACCAGCGCGTCGGCGTCACCGGCCGACAGCGTGACGTCGGTCCGTACGGTCGTCGCGGTCGAGCCGAGGAAACCTTGCAGCGTCAGCCCGACGCGCCGCGCCGCGAGGTCGTGCAGCGCGACGTCGACCGCGGCCTTGGCGCCGAAGTTGCCCTGCGCCGAGCCCTGCAGACGCCGCAACGCCTCGGTCAGGTCGTCCGGCCCGAGCCCGTCGAGCGCTATCGCGATCGGACCTTCGACGCAGGCCTGCGCGCCGGCCAGCGATTCGCCGGTCACCTTCCAGACCTGCGGAGCCTCACCCCAGCCGGTGTGCTCGCCGTCGCTGATCGAGACCAGCAAGGACTCGGCATGGGTCGCGGTCCGGAGCGCCGTCACGAACGGCGTGTGCAGCGGCGCCGACACCAGATGCGTGGAGAGCTTCATCTAGCGCACCGCCCCGAGGTCGTGCCGGTGCTGCCAGGCCTCGGCCGCGATCGCCGCGATCAGCTGCTGCGCGTCGCGATCGGGCAGGTCGGACGTCGTACAGACGACCAGCACGAACGGGTCCGCGTCGGCCGGGCGGACGATGCCGCCGTCGTGCCGGATCCGCAGGTCCCAGCCGTTCTTGTGCTCGACGCGGGTGCCGTCGGGGACACCCGCGGGGATCTCGCCGTTCCACTCGTTCGCGGCCAACAGGTCGCGCAGGTATTGGTTGCCAACAGCACCCAGTACGCCGGCCAGGCCGGCCGGCGTCATCAGATTGCTGATCCCTGCCTGCTGGGC
The Kribbella italica DNA segment above includes these coding regions:
- a CDS encoding mandelate racemase/muconate lactonizing enzyme family protein → MKLSTHLVSAPLHTPFVTALRTATHAESLLVSISDGEHTGWGEAPQVWKVTGESLAGAQACVEGPIAIALDGLGPDDLTEALRRLQGSAQGNFGAKAAVDVALHDLAARRVGLTLQGFLGSTATTVRTDVTLSAGDADALVAAAQDRVRDGFDVLKVKVGTGDAAADFERVRRVREAVGPSPKIRLDANQGWNRRDAVTAIRALEDAGCAIELVEQPVAAADLEGMAWITDRVSTPILADESVYGVRDLVNVIRHGAADLVNVKLAKCGGLGPARTLLELAREHGLGAIVGSMMESHVGVGAAAALVAAYPTTAVNDLDAAWWLRQPPVDGGITYEGSTIHLPSTPGLGVTGLIA
- a CDS encoding C40 family peptidase encodes the protein MKVVAAKVPVSTVWTSPEAPRAIDAPAVAAAPDAAAWAKSMDTETRLGLHGRTLTQLLYGEPVIVRSERDGWSEIVAPWQPSSQDELGYPGWVPSAHLGELPGSATAPVAVTVPVTSLTAEPGAGAIADLSFGTVLSSVDHADGFTRVALADGAFGWLADDSLRAVDTPATPEDRLRLGSLFLGLEYLWGGTSAYGLDCSGLIHAVSRVLGQRIPRDAHDQADALESVAIDEAKPGDLYFFARPGQQVHHVGFVSPEGMLHASETGKLLENEPLLPERRATLVAAGRL
- a CDS encoding MmcQ/YjbR family DNA-binding protein, which codes for MRLTGKELLEHCLAKPGAWQDEPWEGDVVAKVSEKIFAFLGDESVGIKCGANRDEADELVNAYPDDVGKMAYIGRSGWNTVRLGGAVPDDEILELVDASYTTVVGKLPKSRRPPGHTTQ
- a CDS encoding SDR family NAD(P)-dependent oxidoreductase, with translation MQVALVTGGSSGIGRGTAYRIAARGMGVILTYGGNEQGALDTVSAIEKDGGTAVALPLDLGRSETFPAFRDAVVRALRETWQVETLGALVNNAGFPQTEAFGEATEEVFDRLYAVLLKGPYFLTQTLLPLIEDHGAIVNVSSNSSMHTNAEPGYSGYATMKGGLNVMTRFLAKELSPRGIRVNAVAPGSTLTRLGGDAFDKYPEVIPVLAAKTAFGRVGDPDDIGQVITALISDETRWVTAQILEASGGYGL
- a CDS encoding TerC/Alx family metal homeostasis membrane protein encodes the protein MHVHDYVWYITVGVLLALLAFDVFIIGRRPHEPTTKESATAIAFYVGLAVVFGLGVWVFSGGQYAGEFFAGWLTEYSLSVDNLFIFLIIMARFQVPRKYQQTALLIGIILALFFRGIFIAVGAAAINQFSWVFYLFGAFLVYTAVHLAKQGENDDDDYKENAVIRFARKRLNATDEYNGVKLTVVKNGKRLFTPMAIVIVALGTTDLLFALDSIPAIYGLTQEPFLVFTANVFALMGLRQLYFLLGDLLKRLIYLSLGLSVVLAFIGVKLVLHAMHENELPFINGGEHIKWAPEIPISVSLGFIIVTLGITTVLSLWKSRKIAAAEAANGGPANGEAAPAETAGGELDESTPRPQDDVDPRTKAEIDGLPEPEPHETDSKKP